CGCGGGGTCGTACACGTAGTCGATCCACGACTCGGCGTCGGCCACGTGCGCGCTCGTCGCGAGGATCATCATGTTGTCGGACCACAACATGCCGCCCTCTTCGGGGACGACGAACACGAGGTCCTTGTTGTTCTGCTCGAGCTGCACGACATCGCCCGACCACGCCATCGCCGCGACGACGTTGCCGTTCGAGAGGTCGTCGGCGTAGTCGTTCCCCGTGAAGCGGCGAATCTGCCCGCTCTTCGCGGCGTTCTCGATCGCGGTGAACGCGCTCGCGGCGCTCGCGTACGTGGCCTTCGACGGGTCCTCGCCCTCGGCGAGCATCCAGAGCCCGACGGTGTCGCGCATCTCGGTGAGGAACGTGATCTTCCCCTTGTACTGCGGCGCGAGCAGGTCCTTGAAGCTCTTCGGCGGCTGGAGCCCGAGGTTCGCGACGAGCTTCTTGTTGTACGCGATGCCCGTCATGCCCGACTGCCACGGCATCGTGTAGTCGCGGCTCTTGTCGAACGCCGGGTGCTGCAGGCTGTCGAGGAGGTTCGCCGACGCGTTCGGCACCTTCGTCTTGTCGATCCGCGCCGCCCAGCCGAGCGAGATCATGCGGCTCGCCATCCAGTCGGTCGCCACGATGAGGTCACGACCGATCCCGCGGCACTGGCTCAGCAGCGGCCGGTACTTCGCGTAGAACTCCTCGTTGTCGTTGTAGTCCTCTTTGTACGTGGTCTTGATGCCGCTCGCGGTCTGGAAGTCGCCGACCGTCTTCTTGTCGATGTAGAGCGGCCAGTTCGAGATGGAGAGCGTCTTCGACGACGACTGGCTCGGCAGCTTGCAGCCGGACGTCAGCGCGTTCGTCGAGCCCGGCGACGCGCCCTTGTTCTTGATGCCGCCGCCGCCGCACGCTGCGAGGATCGCGGGACCGCCGAACACCGCGGCCCCGCCGACGAGCGCGGCACGTCCGAGGAACTCGCGCCGGCTGACGGCGTTCGAGACGATGTTCTTGCGCTGGCGTGGGCTCATCGATGCTCCTCGAGAAGGCCGGTCAGACGGACGCGGCCGGTTCGATTTCGGGATCGGCGGTGGGGTCGTCGAGCGGGCCGGGCCGGCGGTCGGGAAGCAGGCGCGCCGCGCTCGCGTCCCAGCCCGCCCAGATCGGATCACCCGGTCGCAACATCGGCAGCCGTTCCTCGGCACCGACGTGGGCGACGATCTCGTTGCCGTCGGGACCGGCGAGTGCGAAGCGGATCACCGGACCTTGGAACACGTAGTCGATCACCGTGCACGGCAGCATCGGCGTGCCGTCCCCCGGATCGGTCGGGCTCACGCGGACGCGCTCGGGCCGCACCATCAGCTGCGCGTGTTCGCCGGCGCGGACGGTGTTGCCCTCGAGCGGCGCGCCGAGCTTCAACCCGCCGAGCGCGACGACGACGGAATCCGAAGTGGTCGACTCGACGGTGACCGGCCACAGGTTCGCCTGGCCGATGAAGCCGGCGACGAAGACGGTCTCGGGGTGGTGGTAGATCTCCTCGGGGCGGCCGATCTGGTCGACCCAGCCGAGGTTCATCACCGCGATGCGGTCGCTCATCGTGAGCGCCTCTTCCTGGTCGTGCGTCACGAAGATGAACGTGATGCCGACCTCGCGCTGGATGCGCTTGAGCTCGATCTGCATCGCCTGCCGGAGCTTGAGGTCGAGCGCGCCGAGCGGTTCGTCGAGGAGTAGCGCGCTCGGAAAGTTGACGAGCGCGCGCGCGAGCGCGACCCGCTGCTGTTGACCACCGGAGAGCTGCGCAGGCTTGCGCTTCGCGAACTCGGAGAGGCGGACGATCTCGAGCAGCTCGCCGACGCGCTTGCGGGTCTCGGGCTCCGAAACCTTGCGGGAGCGGGGGCCGAACGCGATGTTGTCCCACACCGTCATGTGCGGAAAGAGCGCGTACTGCTGGAAGACGGTGTTCACGTTCCGGCGATAGGGCGGGACGCGCGACACGTCCTCGCCTTCGAGGCGGATCTCACCGCTCGTCGGGGTCTCGAAGCCGGCGATCATGCGCAGCGTCGTCGTCTTGCCGCAGCCCGACGGCCCGAGCATCGCGAAGAACTCGCCGCGAGCGATCGCGAAGTTCGCGTCGTGCACCGCGACGAAGTCGCCGAAATGCTTCGAGACGTGGCGCAGGTCGATGACGTCGTCGCGAGTCTCGCTCAGCTTGCCCACCTCCCCAATGCCGAGACCACGACCGTCGGCCGCGGCCCCATTGGTCGCCCCCCGGCGACTTCCGCCGCAATGTCGCACGTCGTCAGCGCGACCGCAAGCACCGCACCGCAAGCATCCCGTCACGATCCGTCACGGAACCCGCGCGGGCGCGCGTACCTACGGATTCCGTAGGTAACGGAGCCCGGTCGGACCGCTGCCTAGGCTGCGGCGCATGTCGGACCCGGTGCTGCCGTCGCGCGCGCGCGTCGTCGTCGTGGGCGGCGGAATCATCGGCACGTCGGTCGCGTACCACCTCGCGCACGCGGGCTGGACCGACGTCGTGTTGCTCGAACGCGATCGGCTCACGTCCGGCACGACGTGGCACGCAGCCGGGCTGATGGTGACGTTCGGCTCGACGTCGGAGACGTCGACCGAGCTGCGCAAGTACACGAGCGCGCTCTACGCGCGGCTCGAAGCGGAGACGGGCCTCGCGACCGGGTTCAAGCCCTGCGGCTTCATCGAGGTCGCGTCCGATCAGGACCGGCTCGAGGAGTACCGGCGCGTCTCCGCGTTCAATCGCCACTGCGGCGTCGACGTGCACGAGATCTCGCCCCGCGAAGTGCACGACCTGTTCCCGCTCGCGCACACCGACGACATCCTCGCCGGCTTCTACGTGGCCGAGGACGGTCAGGCGAACCCGGTCGACGTCACGATGTCGATGGCGCGCGGGGCGCGGATGCAGGGCGCGACGATCGTCGAGGGCGTGGCGGTGACGGGATTCCTCCAGCGCGGTGGCGCCGTCAGCGGCGTGCGCACCGCACACGGCGACATCGAGTGCGAATACGTCGTGAACTGCGCGGGCATGTGGGCGCGCCAGCTCGGCGCGACCGCGGGGGTGAACATCCCGCTCCAGGCGGCCGAGCACTACTACCTGATCACCGAGCAGATCGCCGATCTCCCGCCGAACCTGCCGGTGCTCGAAGATCCGGCGTCGTTCGGCTACATCCGTGAGGAGGTCGGCGGCCTGCTCGTCGGATTGTTCGAGACGGTGTGCGCGCCGTGGCACGTCGACGGCATCCCCGACGACTTCTCGTTCGGCGAGATCGCGCCCGACTACGACCGCATGGCGCCGTACGTCGAGGCCGCGATGGCGCGCGTGCCGGTGACGAGCGAGGTCGGCATCAAGAAGTTCTTCTGCGGCCCCGAGAGCTTCACCCCCGACCTGCAACCCGTCGTCGGCGAGGCGCCCGAGCTGCGCAACTACTTCGTCGCCGCGGGCCTGAACTCGATCGGCATCCTCACCGGTGGCGGCATGGGCCGGTTGCTCGCGCACTGGATCACGACCGGCCGCCCCGACATGGACGTCACCGGCTTCAACATCGACCGGCTGCACCCGTACCAGTCGAACCCCGAGTACCGAGCGACGCGCACCGTCGAGTCGCTCGGCATGGTGTACCAGTGCCACTTCCCGTTCCGGTCGATGCAGAGCGCGCGCGGCGTGAAGCGGTCGGCGATCCACGATCGGCTCGCGGCGCGCGGCGCGTACTTCAAGGACGTGAGCGGTTGGGAAGGCGCCGACTGGTACGCGCCGCCGGGCGTCGAACCCGTCGCCGGCGCGCTGTCGTGGGGTCGTCAGCACTGGTTCGACTCCTGGTCGGAGGAGCATCGGGCGACGCGCGAGGGCGTGATCGTCATGGACATGTCGTTCATGTCGAAGTTCCTCGTGCAGGGGTGTGACGCAGGGCGGGTGCTCTCGCACATCTCCGCGAACGATGTCGACGGCGAGCCCGGCGTCATCACGTACACGCAGTGGCTCAACGACCTCGGTCGCATCGAAGCGGATCTCACCGTCACGAAGCTCGCCGACGATCGCTACTGGGTCGTCGCGTCCGATACCGCGCACGGCCACGCGCTCACGTGGATGCGTCGACACGTTCCTTCGGATGCGCACGTGAGCGTGTCCGACCTGACGTCGGGGTACGCGCAGATCAACGTGCAGGGTCCGCAGTCGCGCGCGTTGCTGCAGTCGGTCACGTCGATGGATCTCTCGAATTCCGTGTTTCCCTATCGCTGCGCGCGCGAGATCGACATCGGCTTCGCGCGCGTGCTCTGCATCCGCATCACGTACCTCGGTGAGCTCGGCTACGAGCTCTACATCCCGACCGAGCAGGCGACGCACGTGTACGACCGGCTGATCGCGGCGGGGGAGGCATTCGGGTTGCGGCACGCGGGGCTCAAGGCGCTCGCGAGCCTCCGGATGGAGAAGGGCTACCGCGACTACGGGCACGACATCGACAACACCGACTCGGTGCTCGAGGCCGGACTCGGCTTCGCGGTCGCGTACGACAAGCCCGGTGGGTTCATCGGACGCGACGCGGTGATGGCGGTGCGCGATGCGGGACCGTTGCGCCGCCGCCTGCTCCAGGTGCTGCTGCAGGATCCCGACCCGCTGATGTTCCACGCCGAGGTCGTGCGGCGCGACGACCGCGCGGTCGGCTACGTGCGCGCCGCGTCGTACGGTTGGACGCTCGGCGGCGCGGTGGGGCTCGCGATGGTCGAGGCCGACGAGCCGATCACCGCGGCGTGGGTGAAGGACGGTCGGTGGGACGTCGAGATCGCGGACGCGCGGGTTCCCGCGATCGCGTCGATCCGCCCGCTCTACGACCCGAACATGGAGCGAATCAAGAGCTGACGCGTCCGCGGGCCGAGGGATTCAGGCGGCCAGACCGAGCGCGGTCCAGGCCTCGACGCTCGCGTCGTCGATCACGCCGATGTCGGTGAGGAACGCCGTGAGCTTCGCCAAGCCGGCGACGATCACCTGCCGGTGATGCGGGTTGGCCCGCGCGATCTCCGCTCCGTCCGCGATGCCGAGCTCGTCGTACACCGCGGGGTCGACGCTCAGCTCCGCGACGACCGACACGAGCACGGGCGCAGCCTCGATCACGACCCGCCGCGCGTTCGCGTCGAGCGTCGCCCACGACTCCGCGAGGTAGGTCTTCGCGAAGCTCACGTGCCGCGCTTCCTCGAGTACGTGCAGCTTCGCCATCGCGCGCGACGTCGGGTGGACGCGCTCGTCGCGCATCGTGGCGCGGTTCATCGAGTCGAGCAGCTCCTCGACTGCGAGGATCAAGAGGTACGACACCATCCGGCGTTCGCTGCCACCGTCGGAGTCCGACAGCACGGTGCCGGACAGAGCGGGCCGGTAGGCCGGAGTGCCGGCGCGGCGCACGTACTCGCCGAACATCGCGGAGTGCCGGCACTCGTCGGCCACCTCGACGAGGAGGAAGCGGTGCGCCGGATCGGTGACCGGCAGCTCCGCGAGGTGGCGGAGCACCACCTGCATGAGCACGTTCTCGAACCAGATGCCGGCGCCGCAGAGCGCCGCCGTCTCGTGCCGGCTGTAGGCGATGCGGTCGGCTTCGCTCATCGCGTCGTAGGGCGCGGTCCCGTAGAGCGGCAGTTGCTCGGGCGGGAGGTGGAAGGCGGAGTCGTCGATCGGCACGTTCCAGTCGACGTGCACGAAGGGATCGAGGGTGGCGCGCTGCGAAGCCGCGACCAGCTGGTCGGCCCGGGCGGCGGTACGGGGGAGGAGCGAGGCGGTGGGGGTCATGCGCCCACCCAAACACTTGCAGTCGACACTGTCAAGGTATTCTGCCAGTTATTACTGTAATCATTCGGCGACGTGTGCTTGACTCGGCCGGTGAGCCCCGAAGCGCCCGAGCCCGAGCCGGAGCCGGAATCGGAGTCGAAGTCGGAGCCGAAATCGGAGCCGACGTTCGGGCTCCAGGCGCTGGCCGACCGGAGCGGGCTCCCGGTCCGCACGATCCGCTGGTACCAGTCGGAGGGGCTGCTCCCGAAACCCGAGAAGCAGGGCCGCGACGCGGTGTATCGCCGCGAGCACCTCGAGCGGCTCGCGTTGATCGCGGAGCTGCGCGACCGCGGTCTCACCCTCAATGCGATCCGCGACCTGGTCGCACGGTCGCGACCGGCGCGCACCGTGTCGGAGTGGCTCGGCATCGACGCAACGCTCACGGCTCCGTGGTCCGACGATCGCCCGCGCATCGTCGATCGCGAGCAGCTCGCCGAGCTGATCGGTGATCGGCGCGTCGGCCTGCTCGCGGAGCTGCAGGACGCCGACTACGTGAAGCCCACCGAAGGCGGCGGCTGGCTCGTGCCGAGCCCGATGCTGCTCGACCTCGCGCTGCAGCTGCACGACGCGGGGATCGAGGTGGAGCTGAGTGGGCGGCTGCGCGATCTTCTGCGGCGTCGGCTGGCCAAGGCCGTCGACGACGCGGTGAAGCTCGTGGTCGAGCGCACCGGCGCGGGCTTCGCGGGCGCGGCGAGCCCGCGCGAGGTTGCGACCGCGCTCGGCGTGCTGCGCCCGATCGCGCGTGAGACGACGAGTCTGATCCTGGCGCAGGAGGTCGAGCGCGCGTTGCGCGAGCTCGCGGGTGCCGGGCCGGCCGCGCTCGAACGGGCGTTGCCTGCGGAAGTGAGTGAGAGAAGCCGCCATGCCCGGCGATGACCCGTCTCCGCAGCTCGGCCAGGTGAACCTCGTGACGGGCGACATCGACGCGATGGTCGCGTTCTACCGGCGGCTCGGCGTGCGCGTCGACGACGACGATGACGCGTCGTCCGGCGCGCGCCACGTCGAGATCGCGATGGGCAACGGCTTCAGCCTCGAGCTCGACAACATCGTGAGCGCGTCGTCGTGGAACGCGGGCGTGCGCGGCGACCGCGCGCCGACCGTCGTGTTCGGCTTCTCGCTGCCGACGAGCGCCGCGGTCGACGAGACGTATCGCGATCTCGTCGCCGCGGGTGCCGTCGGCCGGCAGCCGCCCTACGACGCGTTTTGGGGTGCGCGTTTCGCGATCGTGCGCGATCCCGACGGTCACGACATCGGCCTCATGGGCCCGCGGGATCGGTCGTAGCGCGCGCCGCGACCGTCGTCGCTGGTTCGCTAGGGCAGGATCAGGTGCTCGTCGCCGAACTCGTGCCACTGGTAGCCCTCGGCGAGGCTCGCCGCGTACGACGCTTCGAGCAGCGGCCGACCCGCGACCGCTTCGAGCATCAAGAGGTGCGACGCCTCGGGCTCGTGCCATCCGGTCAGCAGCCCGTCGACCGCACGCACCCCGCGCTCCGGTGTGATCACGAGGTCGGTCCATCCGTCGAACGGGTGCACGGTGCCGTCGCAGTCGACCGCAGACTCGAGCGCGCGCACCACGGTCGTGCCGACCGCGACGACGCGTCCGCCGGCGGCGTGCGTCGCGTTCACGCGCATCGCAGTCGTCGCCGACACGTGCACGGGCTCCGGGTACGGCAGTTCGTCGGCTTCGAGTGAAGCGACTCCCGTGTGGAGAACGACCGGCGTCACGCCGATGCCCTTCGCGACGAGGCGCATGATCACGTCGGGCGTGAAGGGGCGCCCGGCGCTCGGCATCTCCGCACTGCCGGGCTCGGTCACGTACACGTTCTGATACGCCGACAGCGGCCACGGCCGCTCGACGTATCCGTAGCGGATCGGCCGGCCGTGCACGGTCAGCCACGTGAGCACGGGGTGCGGCAGGTCGAGCTCCGCGACCCACAAGCGCGCGCTGTCGAGGTAGCGCTCGCGCAGGCTCATCGACGCGTCGGGTGCGAGCGTCAACGCGCGCGGCGGGTCGTCGTCGGGCCACCGCTCGGTCGTGTGGCCGGCGATGCGCCGCGGCTCGACGACCCAGCGACCGTCGTCGAGCCGGGTCGAGAGGTGCACGGTGATCTCGGCGCCGGTCGCCGTCGTCGCAGTGATCGCGGCCGGGATCGTGCCCGACGTGTTCACCACGACGAGATCACCGTCGTTCAGGAAGGCGGGGAGCAACGCGAACGTCGTGTGCACGAGCTCACCCGTCCCGCGGTGCGCGACCATCATCCGCACCGCGTCGCGCGTCATGCCGCGCGCTTCGGGCGGTGCGCTCGCCTCGAGCTCGGGCGGCAGATCGAACGTCAGCCGCGGCGACTGCGTCAGTGGCTTCGTCAGCGTGCTCGTCATCACTTCACCTCCACGACGTCGGAGAGGTCGGCGGCGCGGTAGCGGCCGCTCGGTGGCGCGTTCCAGAGCAGGCTGCGGAGGCGGGGCACGACGCGCTCGGGGAGCGGGCGATCGGAGATGTCCTCGCCTGGGAACGCCTCCTGGTGCATCTGCGTGCGCATGTCGCCGGGGTCGAACCAGTAGACGCGCACGTCGGGCTCCTCGGCGGCGAGCACATTGCTCAGCTGCTCGAACGCAGCCTTCGACGAGCCGTAACCGCCCCAGCCCTCGTAGCCCTCGACCGCGGCGTCGGACGTCATGTCGACGACGGTGCCGTGCGCGGCACGCAGCGCGGGCAGCGCGCCTTGGATGAGCGCGAGCGGCGCGATCACGTTGACGCGGTAGACGGACTCGAGCTCGTCGAGCGGGTAGTCGGCGAGCGCCGGCTGGGGCGACGGGCCGAGCAGGCTCGCGTTGTTGACGAGCAGGTCGATGCCGCCGAGCTGCTGCGCGGCGGCGACGACTTCGGCGCGGTGACCCGCGTCGGCGACGTCGCCCGGAACCGCCCGCACCCGGGCACCCGGCGCGGCGCCGGACGCGATCTCGGCCGCGGCCCGGTCGAGCGCGGCGCCGTCGCGAGCGTCGAGCACGACGTCCCAACCGTCCGCCGCGAGGTCGGCGGCGAGGGCCTTCCCGAATCCTCGCGAGGCTCCCGTGATCACTGCGACCGCCATGGCCATCCCCCTTCGTCGGAGTGCCGGCCACTTTAACAAGTGATCACTTGCGTAATTCCGATCTGATCGAGAACGGCGACGCGGGCGCGTCGCCAAACTCGATCAGATGCCCAAAGGCCCTGGTCAGCGCGC
This DNA window, taken from Acidimicrobiia bacterium, encodes the following:
- a CDS encoding extracellular solute-binding protein gives rise to the protein MSPRQRKNIVSNAVSRREFLGRAALVGGAAVFGGPAILAACGGGGIKNKGASPGSTNALTSGCKLPSQSSSKTLSISNWPLYIDKKTVGDFQTASGIKTTYKEDYNDNEEFYAKYRPLLSQCRGIGRDLIVATDWMASRMISLGWAARIDKTKVPNASANLLDSLQHPAFDKSRDYTMPWQSGMTGIAYNKKLVANLGLQPPKSFKDLLAPQYKGKITFLTEMRDTVGLWMLAEGEDPSKATYASAASAFTAIENAAKSGQIRRFTGNDYADDLSNGNVVAAMAWSGDVVQLEQNNKDLVFVVPEEGGMLWSDNMMILATSAHVADAESWIDYVYDPAHAAQITSEVQYISPVKGVADELRKTDAELADNPLINPPADIQSRLHIFGPLSADVEKQFNTRFQQIQNG
- a CDS encoding ABC transporter ATP-binding protein, with amino-acid sequence MGKLSETRDDVIDLRHVSKHFGDFVAVHDANFAIARGEFFAMLGPSGCGKTTTLRMIAGFETPTSGEIRLEGEDVSRVPPYRRNVNTVFQQYALFPHMTVWDNIAFGPRSRKVSEPETRKRVGELLEIVRLSEFAKRKPAQLSGGQQQRVALARALVNFPSALLLDEPLGALDLKLRQAMQIELKRIQREVGITFIFVTHDQEEALTMSDRIAVMNLGWVDQIGRPEEIYHHPETVFVAGFIGQANLWPVTVESTTSDSVVVALGGLKLGAPLEGNTVRAGEHAQLMVRPERVRVSPTDPGDGTPMLPCTVIDYVFQGPVIRFALAGPDGNEIVAHVGAEERLPMLRPGDPIWAGWDASAARLLPDRRPGPLDDPTADPEIEPAASV
- a CDS encoding FAD-dependent oxidoreductase, with the translated sequence MSDPVLPSRARVVVVGGGIIGTSVAYHLAHAGWTDVVLLERDRLTSGTTWHAAGLMVTFGSTSETSTELRKYTSALYARLEAETGLATGFKPCGFIEVASDQDRLEEYRRVSAFNRHCGVDVHEISPREVHDLFPLAHTDDILAGFYVAEDGQANPVDVTMSMARGARMQGATIVEGVAVTGFLQRGGAVSGVRTAHGDIECEYVVNCAGMWARQLGATAGVNIPLQAAEHYYLITEQIADLPPNLPVLEDPASFGYIREEVGGLLVGLFETVCAPWHVDGIPDDFSFGEIAPDYDRMAPYVEAAMARVPVTSEVGIKKFFCGPESFTPDLQPVVGEAPELRNYFVAAGLNSIGILTGGGMGRLLAHWITTGRPDMDVTGFNIDRLHPYQSNPEYRATRTVESLGMVYQCHFPFRSMQSARGVKRSAIHDRLAARGAYFKDVSGWEGADWYAPPGVEPVAGALSWGRQHWFDSWSEEHRATREGVIVMDMSFMSKFLVQGCDAGRVLSHISANDVDGEPGVITYTQWLNDLGRIEADLTVTKLADDRYWVVASDTAHGHALTWMRRHVPSDAHVSVSDLTSGYAQINVQGPQSRALLQSVTSMDLSNSVFPYRCAREIDIGFARVLCIRITYLGELGYELYIPTEQATHVYDRLIAAGEAFGLRHAGLKALASLRMEKGYRDYGHDIDNTDSVLEAGLGFAVAYDKPGGFIGRDAVMAVRDAGPLRRRLLQVLLQDPDPLMFHAEVVRRDDRAVGYVRAASYGWTLGGAVGLAMVEADEPITAAWVKDGRWDVEIADARVPAIASIRPLYDPNMERIKS
- a CDS encoding diiron oxygenase is translated as MTPTASLLPRTAARADQLVAASQRATLDPFVHVDWNVPIDDSAFHLPPEQLPLYGTAPYDAMSEADRIAYSRHETAALCGAGIWFENVLMQVVLRHLAELPVTDPAHRFLLVEVADECRHSAMFGEYVRRAGTPAYRPALSGTVLSDSDGGSERRMVSYLLILAVEELLDSMNRATMRDERVHPTSRAMAKLHVLEEARHVSFAKTYLAESWATLDANARRVVIEAAPVLVSVVAELSVDPAVYDELGIADGAEIARANPHHRQVIVAGLAKLTAFLTDIGVIDDASVEAWTALGLAA
- a CDS encoding MerR family transcriptional regulator, whose product is MSPEAPEPEPEPESESKSEPKSEPTFGLQALADRSGLPVRTIRWYQSEGLLPKPEKQGRDAVYRREHLERLALIAELRDRGLTLNAIRDLVARSRPARTVSEWLGIDATLTAPWSDDRPRIVDREQLAELIGDRRVGLLAELQDADYVKPTEGGGWLVPSPMLLDLALQLHDAGIEVELSGRLRDLLRRRLAKAVDDAVKLVVERTGAGFAGAASPREVATALGVLRPIARETTSLILAQEVERALRELAGAGPAALERALPAEVSERSRHARR
- a CDS encoding VOC family protein, translating into MPGDDPSPQLGQVNLVTGDIDAMVAFYRRLGVRVDDDDDASSGARHVEIAMGNGFSLELDNIVSASSWNAGVRGDRAPTVVFGFSLPTSAAVDETYRDLVAAGAVGRQPPYDAFWGARFAIVRDPDGHDIGLMGPRDRS
- a CDS encoding S-adenosylmethionine:tRNA ribosyltransferase-isomerase, coding for MTSTLTKPLTQSPRLTFDLPPELEASAPPEARGMTRDAVRMMVAHRGTGELVHTTFALLPAFLNDGDLVVVNTSGTIPAAITATTATGAEITVHLSTRLDDGRWVVEPRRIAGHTTERWPDDDPPRALTLAPDASMSLRERYLDSARLWVAELDLPHPVLTWLTVHGRPIRYGYVERPWPLSAYQNVYVTEPGSAEMPSAGRPFTPDVIMRLVAKGIGVTPVVLHTGVASLEADELPYPEPVHVSATTAMRVNATHAAGGRVVAVGTTVVRALESAVDCDGTVHPFDGWTDLVITPERGVRAVDGLLTGWHEPEASHLLMLEAVAGRPLLEASYAASLAEGYQWHEFGDEHLILP
- a CDS encoding SDR family oxidoreductase; amino-acid sequence: MAVAVITGASRGFGKALAADLAADGWDVVLDARDGAALDRAAAEIASGAAPGARVRAVPGDVADAGHRAEVVAAAQQLGGIDLLVNNASLLGPSPQPALADYPLDELESVYRVNVIAPLALIQGALPALRAAHGTVVDMTSDAAVEGYEGWGGYGSSKAAFEQLSNVLAAEEPDVRVYWFDPGDMRTQMHQEAFPGEDISDRPLPERVVPRLRSLLWNAPPSGRYRAADLSDVVEVK